A stretch of DNA from Posidoniimonas polymericola:
AGCTACTTCAAGCGCACGCCGGAAGAGCGGAAGAAGTTCGGAATCCCCGACAACATGATCCGCCTGGCGTGCGGGCTGGAGAACTCCGAGGACCTGATCGCCGACCTAGGCCAGGCGCTCGGCTAATAGCCGCAGGCGCTGGTTGGAGGACGCTGGGCGCTGGCTCTCGGCCGCCGTCCTGCGCTGCCAGCAATGCGATTTGGTGAGTAACGCCTGCGTCCAAGAGTTAGCGCCCAAGAAATAGCGCCCAGCGCCCTCCAACTAGCGCCCCCAATGATCGTCGGCATCGGCACGGACATTATCGAAACGCTCCGCATCGCCAAGATGATTGAGCGGCACGGCGAGCTGTTCATCAACCGCGTCTACACCGAGCACGAGATCAAGTACTGCAGCAGCCAGCGGGCCGCGACGCAGCACTACGCGGGCCGCTGGGCGGCCAAGGAGGCGGTGCTCAAGGCGCTGGGGACCGGCTGGGTGCGGGGCATCTCGTGGCGCGACATCGAGGTCTACAAGCAGGCCTCCGGCGCGCCGGTCGTGCGGCTGCAGGGCGGGGCGCGTGACGCGCTGGAGCGGTCGGGCATCCACCGCATCCACGTCAGCATCAGCCACTGCCGCAGCCACGCCACGGCGTACGCGGTGGCCGAACGCGACACCTAAGCCCGACATTTTGCGGAACCTCGGCCACCTGGCTGGCGTACCCTTGGTAGCCATCCATCTGAGTGCCCATTGTCCCCCGCTTGTCGACATGACCCGAATGCGCTGCCTGCTGCTGCTCTGCCTGCTGCTCCTGCCGAACACGCTCCACGCGGGTGAAGCCGCGGAAACCGTCGCCGAGTGGGTAGCGTCGGCCCTGTCGGGCGAGCCCAGGACCCTGGCGGCCGGCGTGCACGTCGTGACCGAGCCGATCGTGCTCAACTCGGTGCACTCGCTGCGGCTGGCAGGGCCGTCGCGGACGCTGATGGACCCGGCGGGCTGGGGCCGCGCCTGGTGGGCGAACAACCTCAGCCGCGCGTGCATTGTCTGCTTCGACCTGCCCGAGGGCGTGGCGGGCATCCAGATGACCGGCTGCCGGGGGATCGAGATCCGCGGCGTCAACTTCTGCCGCACCACGCCCGGCTGCCTCATCACCGACAGCAACGCCGAGGGACGCAACTCGGGTGACCACACCTTCGCCGAGTGCGGCTTCTACCGCCGCACGCACGACGCCAAGGACGACATCCCCGACCTGCTCGGCGGGCTCGCCATGGACGAGCAGGCCGGCCACTACGGGCTGGGCGTCTACGGCTCCAATGGATGCGACGCGTACACGTTCGTCGACTGCGTGTTCAAGAGCCTCGACCGCGGCGTTGACCTCGACTGCCCGCAGACCACCCGCATGATCTTCGTCCGCACGCACTGGCGGCGGTGCGGCACGATGGGCAGCTTCCGTGGATCCGGGAACATTGCCTGCCACTCGTGCGGGCGGTACGACAGCGGACCGCTGACGCTCGAAGACTGCCCTGAGGCATTGACCTCGGTCGCCTGGATAGGCGGCTGGCTCGACACGTCGCGCCGCAAGGCCCAAGAGTCCGGCATGCAGCCGCTGGTCGACTTCAGCAAGAACCCAACCGGCCGGCTCGTGCTGGTCGGGGGCAACGGACGGAAACTAGGCAACCTCGCACCGGGAGTACAATCGCCGCCGCTGGTGATCCCCCCGCGGGACCGCTCGAAGCTCAGCCTGCAGATCGACGGGCCGTGGTCGGCCAACCAGGCTCTGCTGCCGCCCGAGGGGGGCGCGGAGTAACCGGCGCCACGTCGAGCCAGCATTCGCGGATAAACGCCGGCTGCTACTTTTTCTTGGTAGCCTTCTTTGTCGTCGTCTTCTTCTTGGCGGCCTTCTTGGTCGCCTTTTTCTTCGCGGCCTTCTTGGTGGTCTTCTTCTTAGACCCTCCGGCGGCCGCCCGCGCGGCGAGCAGGTTGAGGGCTTCGTTGAAGTCGAGCTCGTTGGGGTCGGCTCCCTTGGGCAGCGAGGCGTTGGTCTCGCCGTCGGTCACGTAGGGTCCGTACCGGCCCTCGAGCAGCTGGACCTTGGTCCCGGTGATCGGCGACTCGTCGAACTCCTTGATCGGCGGCTTGGCGGCGCCCCTACCACGGCCACGGGCCTTCGGCTGGTTGAGCAGTTCGATCGCCTGCTCCACGGTCACGTCCAGCGGCGAGACCTCCGCCGGCAGGCTGCGGGTCTCGTCGCCGCACTTAACGTACGGGCCGAAACGGCCGTTCTGCACGACCATGTTCTTTTCGAGCTTGGGGTGCACGCCGAGGTCCCGCGGCAGGCTGAGCAGCCTCAGGGCCAGGGCCAGGTCGACGTCGTCGACGCTCATCCCCTTGAGCAGCGAGGCGTTCTTCGGCTTCTCGTCGTCCTCCATCGTGCCGCGTTGGATGTACGGTCCGAAGCGGCCGGTCTTGAGGTAGATCGGCTTGCCGGTCTCCGGGCAGGTTCCCAGCGGCTCGTCGGCTTTGGCGGCCTGCAGCAGCAGTTCCAACGCGTACTCGAGCTTGACTTCGTCCGGCGGCAGCTCCTCCGGCAGCGAAGCTTTCCGCTCGCCCTTCTCAACGAACGGAGAGAACTTGCCGACCCGCACAAACACCTCGTCGCCGTCGGCTTCGCCAATCTTGATGCGGCTGACGCTGCGGGGGTCGATGTCGTCAATCTTGTTCTCGAGCTGCTTCTTCAGGCCCGGCTTGCCGTTGCCGAAGTAGAAGTTCTTGAGGTAGTCGAGGTACTGCTTCTCGCCGCGGCTGATGGCGTCGAGGTCGTCCTCCATCTCGGCGGTAAACTGGTAGTCGACCAGCCCGCCGAGGTGGTCCTCGAGCAGCTTGATGACGCTGAACGCGACCCAGGTCGGCACCAACGCGCCGCCCTTCTTGAACACGTAGTTGCGGGCCTGGATGGTGTCGATAATTGACGCGTAGGTCGACGGGCGGCCGATGCCCTTCTCCTCGAGCGCCTTGGTCAACGCGGCTTCGCTGAAGCGGCTCGGGGGCTGGGTGGTGTGGTCCTTGTTGAGCATCTCGACGCAGGAGAGCTTCTCACCCTCCACGACGCTCGGCAGGGACTTCTCCTGGTCGGCCAGCTCGGCGTCCGGATCGTCCGAGCCCTCGACATACGCCCGCAGGTAGCCGGGGAAGTCGATGGTCTTGCCGCTGACCTGGAAGACGCAGCCGCCCCCCTCGATCGTCACGACGATCCGGCGGCCACGGGCGTTCTCCATCTGGCTGGCGACCGTCCGCTTCCAGACGAGTTCGAAGATCTTGAACTCGTCGGAGTTGAGCGTGCTCTTCAGGTCCGACAGCAGCGGGAACGGGTGGCCGGCGGGGCGGATCGCCTCGTGGGCCTCCTGGGCGTTCTTCACCTTGCCGGTGTAGGTGCGGGGTTCGCTAGGCAGGTAGTTGTCGCCGTATTCGCTGGCGACCAGGTTGCGTGCGTCCTCGACCGCCACCTTGGCCAGGTTGGTCGAGTCGGTACGCATGTAAGTGATGTGACCGTTCTCGTACAGGCTCTGGGCGGCGCCCATCGTCCGGCGGGCGGTGAATCCGAGCTTGCGGTTCGCCTCCTGCTGCAGCGTGCTGGTGGTGAACGGGGCGTACGGCTTGGTCGTGTACGGCTTCTCTTCGACCTTGCTGACGGTGAACTCGCCCGAGCGGAGCTTCTCGGCCAACGCCGCCGACGCCGGGCCGTCCAGCAGCAGCATGTCGGCGTTCTTGAGCAGGCCGGTGTGGGGGTCGAAGTTGGAGCCGCTGGGGATCTTGCGGCCGTCGACCGAGACGATGCCCGCCTCGAGCTTCTGCCCGTCGGACTTGGCGAACGTGCCGATCAGGTCCCACCAGGTCGCGGAGACAAACGCCATGCGGTCGCGTTCGCGCTCGACGATCAACCGGACCGCGACGCTCTGCACGCGGCCGGCCGACAGCTTGGGGCGGACCTTCCGCCACAGCAGCGGCGAGACCTCGTAGCCGTAGAGGCGGTCGAGGATGCGGCGGGTTTCTTGGGCGCGGACCAGGCCCTCGTCGACCTCGCGGGGTTCGGCCAAAGCCGCCTGGATGGCGTCTTTGGTGATCTCGTGGAACACCAGCCGGTGCACCGGCACCTTCGGCTTGAGGAGCTCGAGCAGGTGCCAGCTGATGGCCTCCCCTTCGCGGTCTTCGTCGGTCGCGAGGTAGAGGGTGTCGGCCTTCTTGAGCTGGTCTTTGAGGAGCTTGATCTGCTTGGTTTTCCCGGGGGAAACCACGTAGATCGGCGCGAAATTGTCCTCGACGTTCACCCCGAGGTTGGCCCAGGGCTCGCCCTTGTACTTTGCGGGGATCTGCTTGGCGCCCTGCGGCAGATCACGGACGTGCCCCACCGAGGCCTCGACGGTGTACCCCTTGCCGAGGTACTTGCCGATGGTCTTGGCCTTGGCGGGTGATTCCACAATCACTAACGCGTTGGTTGGAGACCCGCTTGCTGCCTTCTTCTTGGCCATTGCTTCCTACTTATTCGCGTCGTCCTGTCGGCCGCGGTCCCGGCCCCGACGGTGGGGTCCTGAGATCATCGTAGGACGCTATCCCTGTTTAGGTGAACTGGTGTTAGTCGAATTTCGGCAGCCGGAGTCGCCCACACTCCCGATTGCCATTGCATTTACGTCAATCTGCCATAGAATTGCCCGCTTCTAATCGATTGGTCGGGTTGTCAAGGATATAGGAACCCGCCGCAGACGCTGTCAAGTGTGCCCCCGGCCGCTTGGGGGCGGAAATGCTCAACCGTAAAGCAGAAAATGGCTAATTCATCTTTTGACTATTTCCGCAAGCACAGCAAGGTCGCCGTGGTGGCGTTGGGCATGCTGTGCATCCTGGCCTTTGTCGTAGCCGACCCGCTGATGCAGTGGCTGAATGCGTCGCAGGGCGGGGGAGGCGGCGGTCAGCGTGACCTCGGCGAGGTGGCGGTGAGCTGGGACGGCGGCGAGTTGACCGAGGGTGAACTCAGCTCGCTGGTGGCGAAGCGGAATATCCTGGCCGCGTTCCTGCGGCAGGTCGAGCAGGTCGGAGCCTACGAGGCGGTCGCGGCCGGAGCCCCCGCCAACCTGCCCCCACGGGTCCAGCCGCTGCGGCTCGCCACAGAGTACGAACAAGGCGTTGAGAGCGATGTCCTCCGCACCCAGGTGCTGGCCGACGCCGCCCGCGACGCCGGCATGATGATCAGCGACGACACCATCGTCGAGTACCTGCTGGCCCTCGGACGCGACCGCGTCAGCCGGGCGACCATGCGGGAAATGATCGGCGGGATCAACCTCGGCCGCAGCCGGGCGACCCCAGAATTCATGTTCGACCTGCTCCGCGACGCCCTGCTCTCGCAGAGCTACCTCGCCAGCCACACCTACGCCCAGGCGACCGTCACTCCCGAACAGCGGTGGTCCGACTGGCTGAAGGTCAACGACCGCGTCGTGGTCGAGACCGCCGCCCTCGACGTCGACGACTTCGTCTCGGAGGTGAAGGATCCAACCGACGCCGAACTCAAAGAGTTCTTCGAAGAGTACCGCGACGTCGTCCCGACGCCCGTCATCGTCAACAACCGCCAGCTCCCCTCGCCAACCCCGGGCTTCCGCAGGCCCGCGAAGGCCAAGCTGCAGTGGGCCCGCACCGACTACGCCCAGGCGCTCGAAGCTGCCCGCGACGAGGTGACCGACGAGGAGATCGCCGCGTACTACGAAGAAAACAAGGCGATGTTCGTCAAGTCGGCGACCGACATGTTCATGCCGGCCACCGGCCTTGAGGGCGCCGAGGAAGACCCAACCGAAGAAGAAGACGCGACCGAGGACGACGCCACCGAGACCGAAACGGCCGACGACGAAGCAGCCGCAGAGGACGCGTCGGAAGAAGAGGCCGACACCGAAGAAATGACGGCGGACGTGCTCGCCGACGAAGAATCGACTACCGACGAACCGACTGCCGACGGCGACGACGCGGGCGATACCGATCCGCCCGCAGAAGGTGACGAGGAGTCGACCGAGGCAGCCCCGGAGCAATCGAGCAGCGTTAACGCCCGCAGCCCGTTCCGCCTGGCGAGCTTCCTGCAGGAGGAAGAGGCCAGCGACGAGACTAACGAAGAAGCCAGCGAAGACGCGGAGGCCTCCGAGGGCGAGGCCCCGGCGTCCGGTGACGATGCTGCCGAGCCAGCTGAAAGCGGGTCGAGCCCGCTCGACGACTTCATGGAAAACGGCGAAGCGGCCGCCGCCGACGACGGTCAGGACGACGCCGCCTCGGCCGATGAACCGACGACCAACGACCCCGAGCCGGAGGTTGAGTACCAGCCGCTAGAAGAGGTGACCGAGGAAATCCGGACGAACCTTGCCCAGCAGAAGGCGATCACCAATCAGCAGCAGAAGCTGGACGACCTGATGGCGGTCCTCAAGCGGGACTACAACGTCTACTTCACGCAACGCATCGACGCCGAGGCGGCGGAGAAGGACGCTCCGGAGCCGCCCGCGGCGCTGGTCGACTTCAAGAAGCTGGCGGCCGACAACGGCCTCGAGTACGGCGAAACCGAGCTGCTCTCGTTCTTCGAGATGCAGAAGCTCGAGTCCCCAACGCTGATGTACTACTTCCAGCAGGCCGACCAGTCGCGGCCGCTGGCGGTGCAGGTCTTCCGCCGTGACGGGATGGCGCTCTTCGAGCCCGACACCGCCTACGACACCGACCGCAACTTCTACCTGGTGATGAAGATCGAGGAGGAGAAAGAGAGCGAGCCTAGCCTCGACAAACTCCGCGACGAGGTTGTCGCGGCCTGGAAGCACAAGCAGGCGGCGGAGCTGGCCCTCGCCAAAGCAGAAGAGATGGCCAAGCAGGCGACCGACTCCGGACGCTCGTTGGAAGACCTGTTCGCCGACCGCGACGGGACCGAGATCGAGGAGTCGGACATGTTCGCATGGTTCGAGCCGGTAGGGACTTCGGCGACGGGCATGTACGCCCTGCGTCTGGACGACCCGGGCTCACCCGAGAATGTTGGCCCCGAGTTCATGGAAGAGGTCTTCGGCCTCGGCCCGAACCAGGCGGGCGCCGCCCTAGACCACGGTCACGACAAGGCTTTTGTTATCCGGATCGCGCAGCGGGAGCGCTCGCGCTCGGAGCTGCGGGACTCGTTCCTCCGCGAGTGGCAGGTGTGGCCCGGCATCTACAGCATGCAGCGGAGCCACGTCAGCGAAGCGGCCCAGGCCGTGCTGCTGAACCTGATCGGCGGCGAGGCTCCCGACTGGAAGCGGACCCCCGACCAGTCGCCGATGGAGCGTGATGCTGCCGAAGGGGTGTAGCTCGGCTGCGGTGCAGCCCAGGCGGGACGAACCGATTTCGGCCGCCCTGGCTGCATGAACCGCGCGGCCCTGGCTGCATGAACTGCGTTGCGTGGGCCGAGAAGTGCTGCTTGCTAGGAACGCCGCGGCTTGAGCACGATGGTCGACAGCGGCGGCAGCGTGACCTCGAGCGAAGCGGGGCGGCCGTGGCTCTCGAGCGGGGCGGCCTGGATGCCGCCGCCGTTGCCAAGGTCGCTGCCGCCGAAGTAGGTCGAGTCGCTGTTGCTGATCTCGTCGTACCAGATCGCCTCGGGCACGCCGATCTTGTAGCCCTGCCGCGGGACCGGGGTGAAGTTGCTGCAGACCAACAGGTAGTCGTTGGGGTCCTTGCCACGCCGCAGGTAGGCCAGCACGCTGTCCTCGTGGTTGTGGCAGTCGACCCACTCGAACCCGCCGCTCTCGAAGTCGACCTCGTGCAGGGCGGGCTCGTTGCGGTACATGTGGTTGAGGTGCGACACGTACTTCTGCACGCCCTCGTGGCTCTCCCACTGCAGCAGGTGCCACTGCAGCGACTCGTTGTAGTTCCACTCGTGCCACTGGCCGAACTCGCCGCCCATGAACAGCAGCTTCTTGCCGGGGTGGGTCCACATGTAGCCGTACAGCAGCCGCAGGTTCGCAAACTTCTGCCACATGTCGCCGGGCATCTGGTCCAGCATGCTGCCCTTGCCGTGCACGACCTCGTCGTGGCTGAAGGGGAGGCAGAAGTTCTCGGTGAACGCGTAGATCAGGCTGAAGGTCAGCTCGTCGTGGTGGTACTTGCGGTGGATTCCCTCGTGGTGGAAGTACCGCAGGGTGTCGTTCATCCAGCCCATGTTCCACTTCAGGCTGAAGCCGAGGCCGCCGACGTACGTGGGACGCGAGACGCCGGTCCAGGAGGTCGACTCCTCGGCGATCGTCAGCACGCCCGGGTACTGCAGGTGGGTCTCCTCGTTGAACCGCTTGAGGAAGTCGATCGCCTCGAGGTTCTCACGGCCGCCGAAGCGGTTGGGAACCCAGTCGCCGTCCTCACGGCTGTAGTCGAGGTACAGCATCGACGCCACCGCGTCGACCCGCAGTCCGTCGATGTGGTACTTGTCGAGCCAGAACAGCGCGTTGGAGATGAGGAAGTTGCTCACCTCGTTGCGGCCGTAATTGAAGATCTTTGTGCCCCAGTCGGGGTGCTCGCCCTGACGCGGGTCGGAGTGCTCATAGAGCGACGACCCATCGAAGCTGCTGAGCCCGTGGTCGTCCTTGGGGAAGTGGGCCGGGACCCAGTCGATGATCACGCCGATCCCGCCCTGGTGCAGGACGTCGATCATGTGCATCAGGTCTTCGGGGGAACCGTAGCGGCTCGTGGCGGCAAAGTAGCCGACGGTCTGGTAGCCCCAGCTGCCGGTGAACGGGTGCTCGCTGACCGGCATCAGCTCGACATGGGTGAACCCCATCTGCTGGCAGTACTCGACCAGCTGCGGGGCGGTCTCGCGGTAGCTGAGCCAGCGGTCGGGCTCCGACGGGTCACGCCGCCAGCTCCCGAGGTGCAGCTCGTAGATCGAGATCGGCGCGTCAAAAGCGTTCAGCTTCTCACGCTCCGCCATCCACTCGCTGTCGCCCCAGGTGTACTGATTCAGGTTGGTGACGATGTTGGCGGTGCGGGGCGGGATCTCCGCGGCGAAGGCGTACGGGTCGCACTTCTCGACCACGCGTCCGTCCTGCTGCGTCACCGAGAACTTGTAGAGCGTGCCCTCGTCCAGGCCCGGCAGGAAGAGCTCCCACACCCCCGAGGGGATGTGCTTGCGCATCTGGTTGAGCTTGGCGCTCCAGCCATTGAAGTCGCCAACGATGCTCACCCCCTTAGCGTTGGGGGCCCAAACCGCGAAATTGACGCCGGTGACCCCGTCGATGGTCCGCAGGTGGGCACCCAGCCGCTCGTAGCTCGCCCAGTGCTTGCCCTCACCGAGGAGGTGCAGGTCCATTTCGCCGAGCAGGGGTTCAAATGCGTAGGGATCGTGCATGGTCGTCTGCTTGCCGTTCTTATCGATTACCTGTATTGCGTAACTTGCGCCGTCCAGCTGGCAGAGTCCGTTATCTTCCGTGGAATGGATCGCTTCGTATAGGCCCGCTGGGTGAATCCGCCGCATCGGACGATGCTGCCCGTGGGCGGCGTCGACCACCCACGCCTGCTTGGCGTCTGGCAGGAATGCCCGCACTGCCAACGCCTTGCGGCCGTCCTCCTCGACCTGGTGCGGGCCGAGCAAGGCGAACGGATTCTCGTGGTGACAACCGATCAGCGGCGAGATCGAATCGAGTGGAACTTGGGTGCGCATAATGGGTTGCGTTGTTCTCGAGGCAGGCGGCGCGCGGGTCTAACTGGCAGACGCCCGGGCGTACTCTGGGGAGACTTCGTCGCTCAGGTTGAGCCGCAGTCGGTTGCGTTTGGCCGCTGATCGAACCACTAGTAAAGCAGGTTCACGCAAAAACGAGGCCGAGATCCCCCCAGCGGGGCGGGGAGCAAAAGTCGGCTGCACTTTCTCGCTGCGCGGCTGATCGGCGGCCGAAACCTGGCGGGAGTTTGGTTGACGGGCGGGAAGGTTGGCGGCCTGGTGACCGGTGTGGTCTGCCACACATACCCGCCAGGATCGACACTGCACCTGATGGATCTGCAGAGCCTGATCAACTCTCTGCCAAAGATCGACATCGCGAATCGTCACGAGTCGTCCAAACCGTTCCCACTTCCAGCCGTTGCTCTTCCAACCGGCAAGTCCGGTCCGCAGACCGTCACGGAGAGTGCGGCACGAAGTCAGCACGGTCACCTGGCCGGGGCGTGGAACCGCCTCCAGCCCGCGCACCAACGCCAGCAGGGCCAAACGGTCGAGGTCGAAACCGGGCTCGGTGTCGCTCGCCACGACCAGCTGACCGGTCGATTGGTCGGTGAGCGTAAACCGCCACTCACCGGCAGCGGCGTGCAGGCAGAGCGCGTCTGCCTGGAGCAGGAAACTTGGGGAGGTGGGGAGCATCTTCAGGAAGGCGGGGTCAGGCGGGGTGCTGCAGTCGGCAGGGATGCCAGGCGGGGGCAGCAGATTACCTGAAAGACGTTATCGCCAAGAAGACCCCAGTCCCTCCAGTTTAACGGAGGGCGATACGCTAAATTCTATCCACCTACCGACAAATCGCCCGGCAGGTTGACAGCCTTCCCCGCCCCGGCAGCGCCGAACAGGGTGTGCAGGCCGCGGTCTAGCTCCAAAATCGACTCGAACGCCCGCTTGGCCTGGGGCTCCGAACTAACCAACTTGCCAAGTCGCTCGATCGCGGCCTGATCGGCGCTGCCGTCGATGGCGGCCCAACCGAGCGCTAGGACTTCGTGGTCTTCCGACGCGCCGAGGTCGAAGCCAAGAACGACCGAGTCCTCGCTGTCGCTGATCGGGGAAGGGCCTTGGTCTGGTTGCATGGGCATGGAATCCGTGTGTCGGTTTGGAATGCTGGAAAGGGTGCGGCGTTCGCCGCCGCCCTCACTCCAAAGGCAAACGTTGGGCCAAATCGAAGCGGAGCGGTTCGTATTGCGACAACGCAAGGCTGTATCACTAGTTGCGCAGTCTGGTTGAGCCCGACCTCGGCTCCCCCACCAGCCGGTGGGGAGGTCCGATCGCCTCAATTTGTCGCAGCTTCGCCTAGCAAATTGGCGCCGATTGTAGATCCCGAAAACCCGCTGCAAACCGGCCTCGCCCCTATCGGCTACGCGCAGATTGCCGCGGGAACCGCTGCGTCGTCGGGGCGACTGACACACGCTTGAGTAGAGGGCCGTCGAACACCCCCACTCACTTCGCCGCAACGGGAGGCGCGCATGCGTTTCGGACTCTACCTGTACCACCAGAAGGTCATTACCGCCGAACAACTGATCGACGCCGTCGAGGAGCAGCAGCGACGCACCCCCCCGGTTGGGGAACTGGCGATCGAGGCCGGCCTGGTCTCGGTTCACAACCTGTTCGAAATCGTGCGGGCCCAGTCGGGCGTCCGCAGAGACCGCTTCGGCACGATCGCCATGGAGATGGGTCTGATGTCGCAGACCGAACTCGCTGAGGTCCTGATGCGGCAGGCCGACCTCCGCCCGCCGCTCCGCGAAATCCTCGTCGATCGAGGGATCCTCACGCACGAGTGCGCCGACGCCCACTACGACCACTTCCAGCGTCACATGGAGGATACTGGGGTCTTCCAGATGCCCCACTCAAAACAGACGGCTGGCGCCTAGC
This window harbors:
- the acpS gene encoding holo-ACP synthase yields the protein MIVGIGTDIIETLRIAKMIERHGELFINRVYTEHEIKYCSSQRAATQHYAGRWAAKEAVLKALGTGWVRGISWRDIEVYKQASGAPVVRLQGGARDALERSGIHRIHVSISHCRSHATAYAVAERDT
- the topA gene encoding type I DNA topoisomerase; this encodes MAKKKAASGSPTNALVIVESPAKAKTIGKYLGKGYTVEASVGHVRDLPQGAKQIPAKYKGEPWANLGVNVEDNFAPIYVVSPGKTKQIKLLKDQLKKADTLYLATDEDREGEAISWHLLELLKPKVPVHRLVFHEITKDAIQAALAEPREVDEGLVRAQETRRILDRLYGYEVSPLLWRKVRPKLSAGRVQSVAVRLIVERERDRMAFVSATWWDLIGTFAKSDGQKLEAGIVSVDGRKIPSGSNFDPHTGLLKNADMLLLDGPASAALAEKLRSGEFTVSKVEEKPYTTKPYAPFTTSTLQQEANRKLGFTARRTMGAAQSLYENGHITYMRTDSTNLAKVAVEDARNLVASEYGDNYLPSEPRTYTGKVKNAQEAHEAIRPAGHPFPLLSDLKSTLNSDEFKIFELVWKRTVASQMENARGRRIVVTIEGGGCVFQVSGKTIDFPGYLRAYVEGSDDPDAELADQEKSLPSVVEGEKLSCVEMLNKDHTTQPPSRFSEAALTKALEEKGIGRPSTYASIIDTIQARNYVFKKGGALVPTWVAFSVIKLLEDHLGGLVDYQFTAEMEDDLDAISRGEKQYLDYLKNFYFGNGKPGLKKQLENKIDDIDPRSVSRIKIGEADGDEVFVRVGKFSPFVEKGERKASLPEELPPDEVKLEYALELLLQAAKADEPLGTCPETGKPIYLKTGRFGPYIQRGTMEDDEKPKNASLLKGMSVDDVDLALALRLLSLPRDLGVHPKLEKNMVVQNGRFGPYVKCGDETRSLPAEVSPLDVTVEQAIELLNQPKARGRGRGAAKPPIKEFDESPITGTKVQLLEGRYGPYVTDGETNASLPKGADPNELDFNEALNLLAARAAAGGSKKKTTKKAAKKKATKKAAKKKTTTKKATKKK
- the glgB gene encoding 1,4-alpha-glucan branching protein GlgB; protein product: MRTQVPLDSISPLIGCHHENPFALLGPHQVEEDGRKALAVRAFLPDAKQAWVVDAAHGQHRPMRRIHPAGLYEAIHSTEDNGLCQLDGASYAIQVIDKNGKQTTMHDPYAFEPLLGEMDLHLLGEGKHWASYERLGAHLRTIDGVTGVNFAVWAPNAKGVSIVGDFNGWSAKLNQMRKHIPSGVWELFLPGLDEGTLYKFSVTQQDGRVVEKCDPYAFAAEIPPRTANIVTNLNQYTWGDSEWMAEREKLNAFDAPISIYELHLGSWRRDPSEPDRWLSYRETAPQLVEYCQQMGFTHVELMPVSEHPFTGSWGYQTVGYFAATSRYGSPEDLMHMIDVLHQGGIGVIIDWVPAHFPKDDHGLSSFDGSSLYEHSDPRQGEHPDWGTKIFNYGRNEVSNFLISNALFWLDKYHIDGLRVDAVASMLYLDYSREDGDWVPNRFGGRENLEAIDFLKRFNEETHLQYPGVLTIAEESTSWTGVSRPTYVGGLGFSLKWNMGWMNDTLRYFHHEGIHRKYHHDELTFSLIYAFTENFCLPFSHDEVVHGKGSMLDQMPGDMWQKFANLRLLYGYMWTHPGKKLLFMGGEFGQWHEWNYNESLQWHLLQWESHEGVQKYVSHLNHMYRNEPALHEVDFESGGFEWVDCHNHEDSVLAYLRRGKDPNDYLLVCSNFTPVPRQGYKIGVPEAIWYDEISNSDSTYFGGSDLGNGGGIQAAPLESHGRPASLEVTLPPLSTIVLKPRRS
- a CDS encoding RNase H family protein; its protein translation is MLPTSPSFLLQADALCLHAAAGEWRFTLTDQSTGQLVVASDTEPGFDLDRLALLALVRGLEAVPRPGQVTVLTSCRTLRDGLRTGLAGWKSNGWKWERFGRLVTIRDVDLWQRVDQALQIHQVQCRSWRVCVADHTGHQAANLPARQPNSRQVSAADQPRSEKVQPTFAPRPAGGISASFLREPALLVVRSAAKRNRLRLNLSDEVSPEYARASAS